The genomic region TCCACAATACGAGGAAAAATAACAATAGAGTATTCCAATTCAATTTCTATTGGCATACGATACTGCGGTTCTAGTAAAGTGTTTTGTTAATGTCTGTTACTGCTTGTTTATTGCCGCATTTGTTTATTGATACAGAGTTGGCTAgattattgtttttgtttgggAAAGTATTATTCAAATATGTCATGGTGATCTGTGTTATTCtgctttattaatgaaaattcttCTGTTACAGTCTGGTTGCTACATTTCTTGTTGCCACCTCCAGTCTACCGATTTGCTACTAATTCCCAATCCCTGATGCTATAAAAACTCTGGCACGCCTACTACTACAATGGCGGGAGGTAAAATTAAGAGAGAGAAGTTGCAGAGAGGAAGTGGTGCCACGGCAGCATCGAACCCTCATTTCCAGGGCGGAATTCCCTTCCACAAGTCGAAGGGCCAGCACATACTGAAAAACCCACTCTTGGTCGACTCAATTATTCAGAAATCCGGCATAAAATCTACTGACGTTATCCTTGAGATTGGTCCCGGTACGGGCAATCTCACGAAGAAGCTTCTTGAAGCGGGCAAATCTGTTATTGCTGTGGAGCTTGATCCGCGTATGGTGCTCGAGTTGCAGCGCCGTTTTCAGGGTACCCCCTATTCTAGTCGATTGAAGGTGCGcgatcttttttattttcttgatgaaaGATTTTGTGATTGGAGTTTGTTGATGTTCTAGGCCTGTTCTGCACTCTATCAATCGAGTTGGAATTGGGAAAAGGGACTGTTTAATTTGGATTGGTGTTCCTTAAACTAAAGCATGGTCCTCCAAAATCAATTCTGAGCTCCCCGTAGTGTTATGCAAACAACGATCTTACAGTAATAGGATGAGTAGGGTATGACAGGCATGAGTAAGTTGACAAAATTTTGTGCCACGTGTTGTTTCTAGATTGAATCTTTGTTCGCTGTGAGATAGTCCTGTTAAACTATGAAGGTAGAGGAAGGGATGGAATGCTATATGTTAATCTTTATATGCTTTCTTTGGATGAAGCCTTTAATCTTTTCCAAGATTCTCAAGGCAAGAGGAAAAAAGTAGAAAAGGGATCAGATGAAAACACAAGTTTTCTATTTCAGAACTCTTTTGTTCTGGGGAAATAACAGACAAGGAACTTGAGTTGATTCAATGTTGTTCTCTTTTTGATGTatgtatgcataattttagtattgaACCTTGTGTGAATTAGAGACTGCTGAAAAAATGCTCGAGGCTGATTTCTCATTGGAATATTCTCGCTGCAGGTCATACAAGGAGATGTTCTGAAGTGTGATCTTCCGTACTTTGATATTTGCGTGGCAAACATACCATACCAAATTTCATCCCCTCTTACTTTCAAATTGTTATCTCATCGCCCCTTATTCAGGTGTGCGGTAATTATGTTCCAAAGAGAATTCGCCATGAGGCTTGTTGCTCAACCTGGTGATACCCTGTATTGTCGTCTTTCTGTCAATACTCAACTACTGGCTCGTGTTAACCATTTGCTGAAAGTGGGAAGGAACAACTTCAGGCCTCCGCCCAAGGTTGACTCCTCTGTGGTCAGAATCGAACCAAGGAAACCACTTCCTCCGATGAATTTTAAGGAGTGGGACGGCTTAGTTCGAATTTGCTTCAACcggaaaaataaaactttggGTTCTCTATTTAGACAAAAGACTGTCCTTTCATTGCTAGAGAAGAACTACAAAACCTTGCAAGCATTACAGCTCACATCTGAAGAGTTTTCAGACGACAAAGAAATGGCAATGTGTGTATCTGCTTTAGGTGATACTCTTGGGGACCTGAGCATGGATGCTGATGAAGGtaaagatgatgatgaggataTGGAGATGGATGATGGGGAGACAAAGGCCTCTAACTTTAAAGACAAAGTTTTGAGTGTACTTAAACTAGGAggttttgaagaaaaaagagccTCCAAACTCACTCAAGCAGATTTTATGCACCTGCTGTCCTTATTTAATAAGGCTggaattcatttttcttaataacaGCAACAATTTTGTCCCAGTTTTGTCTTCTACTCTTCTATTTTCCATCATGCATCTATGAATATGGTTTGctgttatttttctctatGCATAGATGCATCTATTTTCCAATAAATTAcatgtgatatgaaaatatgACAAACGATGGTCAGTGGCGTGGGTGAGAGTATGGATTCTTTGAGTCTTGTGATAAACTTACTAATTTGCCGTATATACCGACCAAAAGGGTAAAAGGAAGACCAAAAATTCGCATGCTTCACTTTCTCTTTTATCCGGGCCATATAAAGCAAGTAATCCCATCCCATGTAAAATGTTGTTGTCAGAAGCTAAGCTACTCACATTTTTTGAACAGCAACTATGAAAAAACAATACTACAAAAATATGCCACTTTTAAGACAAAACACATGCATCAAAGACATCACTCCTTCATTCCTCTTCACTCACTTTTCAAAAGATGAATCGAATTCAACAACCCTCCCTAACTCTCTTCCtacatttttattcaaaatctcGTTTCTCTATATCCCTTTTTCTccctcatctctctctctctctataggTTAACCAcacttaaattttctttaaaactatgaaattataatttcttaaaaaagttttaaaattactctTATACCTCTTTTAAGAATTCACGATTTACACCGAATCCCATTTTATTAGAGTTTgtacaaaaaatactaatgttagctaaaaaaattatataattttttaattgggttaaatacaattactaCACCTAAAATATTTACCTCACATCAATACCCCAAATGTATTAAAACATTCAAAAATCCTCATGACCTTtactttttaagtttgaaaaatcgATTTTACCCTTACAAAAATTGCTTTGtgtaaaacaataaatagacttttaaaatatcaaaataaccATTTATCTAATTCTAGTTTCACTTGTTCATCGAACTCTTTTTAGTTTGTATCCTAAAGTACTTGTagcacattttattttaatttatttatttgtcaaaccaagttaaaataaatttattacccTATATTATACGTTATTACGACTTAAATATAAtggtaaatcaatactatctatcaggtcaaacaaaatcaatgaaaaaatagaagttttgatcacaattaatcaatatccTCTTGATTTTACttatgaccaaaatatttaccacagtttattgctataataaatattttgacatcgCTTGTACACGGCTAATTGACATTGTCTAAGCCGTAGTAAACTAATATCCGTCACAATTTTTTAGTTCTagttatgataattaatcataatttttatttgagagGATGGCAATTGACCATTATGAAAACTCATATTCTTTCTAGTGATATAACTAATAATTGGTTTTATTTAACTAGTAAGTAGGGGTACAATAGGTGATTTTCCATAAgttttaattacatatataaactatataatattagATACTTTAATCtacttttgaataaaaatttctattagaaagtattaaaaatgaattaaataatataaatattaaagatataacatatgcataatttagtttgacaaataaataaaatcaaaataaaataagctacaaatattttaggattacaaaataaaaagagttcGATAAACAAGTAAAACTAGAACTAAGCAAATAttgattttggtattttaagaatgtctttaattttttttctttttcagaaagtaattttgtaagggtaaaatagaAAGTTTGAGGTTAGGCGATTTTTTAAAGGTTTTAATACTTTAGGAGAGTAATTGATGTGGGGTGAATACTTTAGGGTGGTAACCATATTTAACACTTTGTAATTTCaccccttatttaatattctcatataataattttgtacttataagggaaaaatgtaatgatgttaacctcactccacataaatatattacatttatccctttataaataccaaaagatacataaaaatattaaatgaggggtaaaattaaaaatttagataaattttttttgttagcattattatttttcatctaaaaaacTTTAACGGAAGGGTGTTAGgtgtaaatgaagaatttttggagggagtgtgagtgtaatttcaaaacttcttcGGGggaaatgtattttttattttcaaagggGTTTAAGTGTagttaatcttttttttttctttttttttatccccTCAAACGAcaacactacaagaaaatgattcGATAGCTACGAAAAATCAACGTCGAGCTAATTATCAAGTAAAATTCtcattatcaatttatattatttaatacaagaaaTGTGCTAGCTAATGAATTCAGCAAcgaaaatttacttgctaataaatttagcaacaaatatatattaaataacataGATAACAATACaattttacttactaattaactcaatgttgattttaaaattaaattttttcataaatattgaatCATTCTTTTGTAACGCAAAGTCCAAAAATCCACATTTAGAATAGAATaacttaagaaaaaaataatatgtaaaatagCAATCAAGTTTTAATCTAGTGATTAAAGTTgaagttttataaataaatatcgtAATAATGGTTTTCTTTGTTGAGACCTCAGTTTATCGAATTTATATTTCACATTAAATACGATAGAGATGCATgggtgagttttttttttttgtaattttaatatgtttgattttttatggttttatattagtataaattaaataaagagtgaactttatattttgtaaaaatataaggtaaattataataaactcctttgaaatttatacataattttaaatattttttgttgttcgAGAAATagccaaatatttttttgatatttgattaatataacATTTTCGGATGGATgcctaaaattataaactttgcTCTTGTcgcactttttcttttttgtaagaatttgaaaaattttaagaaaaattcaaaaaaattatttagtccataaaaaacttaagaactaaataaaattataattcattatttataagagcgttttggtcagttcatcaaaaaaataaatgaaaacctaatgggAACTAACAAGTTGGGTTAGTTGTTGGATGACCATTAAAATCATAAGAgtgttggtaatttttcaaacaacaaatgtatatttataagggATATTTACACTGCCTTtccttgaggtttggtgtaagtATACGTAGACACCCTgtggtttagaaaattatatttagtaccttgaatgtttgttttcgtctaataaatagatccatccattagtcaaaatttataaatatgttgatattataaaaaaaaaaattgaatgaaaatccatatttaccAACAATTGACCTATTACTTACTTATtccaagtcaaataattttcttctgatcaaactacccttataacattaaaaatatatcttcttACATGCATTAGTGTATGAAGtgtataaggatagtttgtaaaaaaaataaatttgttagttaaaaattagtaataagtcaattaagggtatatcaacaaattcgataaattttgattaatagaaTAATctattgattaaataaaaataaatgtcagGAATACTGAATTTAGTTTCTCGAACATGatatctatatatagatacacTAAACCTTACGGGAAGATAATAtaagtatttctttttataattatattgaatgtCAAAagaattgattataatttacccaaagtataaacaaacattcaaaataatatttttgttttgctaTATTTGGAcaatggaaaagaaattagtaagaaataaagggtaaatgGATGTGAGGGCCTCCAACATCTTCCCTGATTCCTAAGATATACCtacattttattcaaactcTCGTTCTTGATAcccttttctctattttcaatACCCAAAAACCCATAGACAGAGAAAAAGCAAAGCAAAACGGAAAGTAGACATTGGCTCACACTTTTCCCCCTCATCTTCTTTTCACTTCTACTTCACCTTCTCCAAACAATCAAGAACTGAGTAGGAAAACGCTGGAAGCACGGAAAATGCGTTTCCTCCTACTTCTCTTCCTCATTCTCCACCTTCACTTCCGCTATTCCACCGGCGCCAGACCTGGCCGGATGCCGGAGTACCGCGCCTTACTCTCCATTAAAGCTGCCATCACCGAGGACCCGCAATCTACGCTGGCGTCGTGGAACGCCAGCACCAGTCATTGTACATGGGAGGGAGTCACGTGTGATGTTTCCGGCAGGCATGTGACGGCTCTCGACATCTCAAACCTTAGCCTTACTGGTACGCTCTCCCCGGACGTGGGCCATCTACGGTTCCTTGTCAACCTTTCCGTCGCTGCCAACTCCCTCTCCGGCCCTGTTCCTCCCCAGATTTCTGATATCCCTAACCTGCGATATCTCAATCTTTCCAACAATGTGTTCAATCTTAGTTTTCCCCCGCAGCTTTACAGACTCAAGAACCTCCAAGTTCTCGACCTTTACAACAATAACATGACTGGAGATTTTCCTTCACAAGCGTATTTGCTCACTAGTCTCCGCCATTTGCACCTTGGCGGGAACTTCTTCTCAGGTGAAATCCCCNNNNNNNNNNACCGTCTCCGGCAATGAGCTCACTGGAGCTATTCCGCGGGAGATCGGAAACTTAACTCAGCTCAAGGAGCTTTATATTGGGTACTACAACACATTTTCCGGTGGAATACCCAAGGAGATTGGGAATTTGTCAAACCTGGTCCGGTTCGACGCTGCGAACTGCGGGCTCTCCGGCGAGATTCCTGCGGAGATCGGGAATTTGCAGAATCTAGATACTCTGTTCCTCCAAGTGAATGGGCTTACAGGAGGCTTGACACCGGAACTTGGCAACTTGAAGAGCCTGAAATCAATGGATCTGTCAAATAACATGCTTTCCGGCGAATTACCCCCCTCATTTGCAGAGCTGAAAAACATGACTCTCTTAAATCTTTTCAGGAATAAGCTTACGGGTTCCATTCCGGACTTCATTGGGGAGTTGCCGGAGTTACAGGTGTTGCAGCTTTGGGAAAACAACTTCACTGGAAGCATTCCTCAAAATTTAGGTACCAACGGGAATCTGCATGAAGTGGACGTTAGTTCCAACAAATTGACGGGAAATTTGCCCCCAAATCTGTGTAATGGCAAGCAGCTTCACACATTGATCACTCTGGGGAACTTCCTATTCGGCCCGATTCCGGAGTCACTGGGTCAGTGTGAGTCATTGAGTCGGGTTCGGATGGGCGAAAACTATCTAAATGGGTCCATTCCAAAAGGCCTGCTGAGTTTGCCGAAGCTAACTCAAGTGGAGCTTCAAGACAATCTTTTATCTGGTGCCTTTCCTGAGACTGATAGACCGTCCACAACTTTGGGGCAAATTAGTCTGTCTAACAATCACCTATCTGGGCCGTTGCCGCCAAGTATAGGCAATTTTGTGGGTGTTCAGAAGCTTTTGCTCGACGGCAACAAGTTTTCGGGCAGGATTCCAGCTGAAATAGGGAAGTTACAGCAGCTATCCAAGATGGATTTCAGTCACAACAATTTATCGGGTCCCATTGCTCCGGAAATAAGCCGGTGTAAGCTCTTGACGTTCGTTGATCTCAGCCGGAATCAGCTATCTGGTAGCGTTCCAACAGAGATCACTGGTATGAGGATTTTGAACTACTTGAATCTGTCAAGAAACCATTTGGTGGGCAGCATTCCCTCTTCGATTGCTAGTATGCAG from Sesamum indicum cultivar Zhongzhi No. 13 linkage group LG3, S_indicum_v1.0, whole genome shotgun sequence harbors:
- the LOC105158563 gene encoding ribosomal RNA small subunit methyltransferase-like → MAGGKIKREKLQRGSGATAASNPHFQGGIPFHKSKGQHILKNPLLVDSIIQKSGIKSTDVILEIGPGTGNLTKKLLEAGKSVIAVELDPRMVLELQRRFQGTPYSSRLKVIQGDVLKCDLPYFDICVANIPYQISSPLTFKLLSHRPLFRCAVIMFQREFAMRLVAQPGDTLYCRLSVNTQLLARVNHLLKVGRNNFRPPPKVDSSVVRIEPRKPLPPMNFKEWDGLVRICFNRKNKTLGSLFRQKTVLSLLEKNYKTLQALQLTSEEFSDDKEMAMCVSALGDTLGDLSMDADEGKDDDEDMEMDDGETKASNFKDKVLSVLKLGGFEEKRASKLTQADFMHLLSLFNKAGIHFS
- the LOC105158564 gene encoding leucine-rich repeat receptor-like serine/threonine-protein kinase BAM1 (The sequence of the model RefSeq protein was modified relative to this genomic sequence to represent the inferred CDS: added 37 bases not found in genome assembly) yields the protein MRFLLLLFLILHLHFRYSTGARPGRMPEYRALLSIKAAITEDPQSTLASWNASTSHCTWEGVTCDVSGRHVTALDISNLSLTGTLSPDVGHLRFLVNLSVAANSLSGPVPPQISDIPNLRYLNLSNNVFNLSFPPQLYRLKNLQVLDLYNNNMTGDFPSQAYLLTSLRHLHLGGNFFSGEIPAEFGSFPNLEYLAVSGNELTGAIPREIGNLTQLKELYIGYYNTFSGGIPKEIGNLSNLVRFDAANCGLSGEIPAEIGNLQNLDTLFLQVNGLTGGLTPELGNLKSLKSMDLSNNMLSGELPPSFAELKNMTLLNLFRNKLTGSIPDFIGELPELQVLQLWENNFTGSIPQNLGTNGNLHEVDVSSNKLTGNLPPNLCNGKQLHTLITLGNFLFGPIPESLGQCESLSRVRMGENYLNGSIPKGLLSLPKLTQVELQDNLLSGAFPETDRPSTTLGQISLSNNHLSGPLPPSIGNFVGVQKLLLDGNKFSGRIPAEIGKLQQLSKMDFSHNNLSGPIAPEISRCKLLTFVDLSRNQLSGSVPTEITGMRILNYLNLSRNHLVGSIPSSIASMQSLTSVDFSYNNFSGLVPGTGQFSYFNYTSFLGNPNLCGPYLGPCKEGIADGAERPHEKGTFSPSMKLLLVVGLLVCSIVFAVAAIIKARSLKKANEARAWKLTAFQRLDFTSDDILDCLKEDNIIGKGGAGIVYKGIMPNGEQVAVKRLPAMSRGSSHDHGFNAEIQTLGRIRHRHIVRLLGFCSNHETNLLVYEYMPNGSLGEMLHGKKGGHLHWDTRYKIAVEAAKGLCYLHHDCSPLIVHRDVKSNNILLDSSFEAHVADFGLAKFLQDSGTSECMSAIAGSYGYIAPEYAYTLKVDEKSDVYSFGVVLLELVTGRKPVGEFGDGVDIVQWVRKMTDGNKEGVLKVLDPRLPTVPLHEVMHVFYVAMLCVEEQAVERPTMREVVQILSELPKPHGAKPGDPAPTESPPPASILESPATDPESHHPNPPQSPPPDLLSI